The region CAAATAGAACTGAGGAAACATCCCATAGGTGAGTTCATCTTTTTCAATTGACTGCCTGATCAAATCACTCATTGATGCAGCTTTTGAAACTGTCATGCTGACATAAGGTCACATGCTTCTTGTTACCTTGCAGGAAATTATTATAGTCACCACGTCAGCTGCATTACAGTATACTGCACAGAGTTCCCAGAAGGAACTGTACCCGAACTGTACCCTATTCTTcctggaaataaattatttcttaacaGGAGGTGACTTATAAATCGGGCCTGCCAGTGGGGCTTTTTGCTACCCCAGTTTTTTCCTTAGCAACTCTTAATTGGCTGTAAATGGGTCCTTAACATTTTTCAAGACTTCTTAGCAGCAATGTTGGGAAGTGAGATTTTGTGCACAGCAGGCCTGCATTGTAGTTCTTTTTGGTATTGTTAGGCTGGCTAGTGTGCTGTCTCTGTGTAAATGCTGCATTAGTCTGACTGGCTCCAGGAAGTGAGCTAGAAAAAGGTGAGAGGACAGTGAGTAGGAAGACATTTAGTTTTATAACTAAATAAGTCCGTGTTGGCTCCAGAAAGAGGTGTTGAGGAATTAATTCCCTCCCTTAAAATAAAGTGTTAATGAAGCCTGGAGAAACAGATGGTCATGAGAACCTGGGAGATATCACTTCTAGGACAAGGCAAATGTAACCAGTTGTCTGTGTAAATGTGAGGAAAAGTGGAGAAGTGTCTGGACAAGGGATGTGAAGGTATTGAGACCTGAAATTTGTGCTGGGGGCTACCTGTGACTCCTGCCTTTCAGTGTGCTGCTGGACTGCTGCTAGGTATTGTGGCAGACCTTGGACAAATGAGCATTAATGTGAGAGGGTGtgatgttttttccccccccccgcaaaagaaaaggaactgatTTGAAATGAAGTCAACATATTTTGTCTATGTTATTCAGCATTGACTAAGTGCATGAGCTAGAAAATGCAACTGTGTAGTTCAGACAATAAATGGTATTAAATGgaataagtaaataatgaaaaaaaggttGGTTTTGTCATTGCCAAAGAAATTCTTCTAGAGTTTAAAAATCATGCTGCAGGGTAGGCCATTAATGCATGACAAAGATTGAGGTTGAACTTGCCACATTCTGTGTTGACACCTGCTTGAGTAGTGTTACTATCAATGATAGGTTTCAAAGTAATATTCCCATGCTTTATGAGGAAAGAGccatgtgctggttttgacttATCCGTCAAATTGCCTGTCACCAGCTAGTGATCCTGTGGCCATCTTGGGACTGTGGTGGGCAGCAGTAAAACCATTTAGAGCATGGTAAGAATGAGGCAAGTTCCTGCGATTGTAATGTGCGTGACCTTAAAGTGCTGGTATTGCAAGACCTATGCTAAAGTAACATTTTAGCAATGCAAATAGCTTTGAAGACACTTTTGGATTCCAGGGATGCAATCTGTTGGCTTGAGTCCATAGAGCTGTGAGGGTGGAGATGTAGCTCACGTGctgttctctctctgctgaGAGTCATGTGCAATGCTGAGCAAACACATCTACTGTATCACTGTTAATAACCAGGCACTTCTAGAATACCTtggtttcattttcctgaaatctTTACTAATGGAGTAATATATGGAATCATAAAAGGGAGCATAAAAGACCTGGAGCATAGATCTTGAGTGACAGACCATCTCTGTTGAATCACTGACATTTGCTGATCTCTAACTGCTGGCTTGGTGTCATTGCAGGTTCAGGTCCAGGTCCAGCAGTCACCGCAGCAGGTCTCCGCCCAGCAGCTCTCTCCACAGCTCTCTGTTCATCAGGCTTCGGAGCAGCCAATACAGGTCCAAGTGCAGATCCAAGGCCAGGCGCAGCAGCAGGCATCCCAGACAATACAGAGTCAGTCTCTTCAGAGCCCCAGCCCAtcacagctgcaggcagctcagaTCCAAGTACAGCATGTGCAGACTGCCCAACAGATCCAGGCTGCCGAGCTACAGGAGGAACACATACAACACCAGCAGATCCAGGCCCAGCTTGTGGCAGGACAGGCCATTACTGGTGGTCAGCAGATCCAGATCCAGACAGTCGGGGCACTGTCACCCCCACCTTCTCAACAAGGCTCGCCACGAGAGGGAGAGAGGCGGATCAGCTCTGCGAGTGTCCTTCAGCCAGTGAAGAAACGTAAAGTGGATATGCCTATTACCGTATCGTATGCTATTTCAGGGCAGCCAGTTGCCACAGTGCTGGCCATTCCTCAGGGCCAGCAGCAAAGTTATGTCTCTTTAAGGCCAGACTTGTTAACAGTGGACAGTGCCCACCTGTACAGTGCCACTGGGACCATTACTAGCCCCACTGGAGAGACGTGGACCATCCCTGTTTACTCTGCTCAACCACGTGGTGAccttcagcagcaaaacatAACCCACATTGCCATCCCTCAGGAGGCCTACAATGCCGTCCACGTCAGTGGCTCGCCCACGACACTGGCTACAGTGAAGCTGGAAGATGACAAGGATAAGATGGTGGGAAGTACTTCAGTAGTGAAGAACTCTCATGAGGAAGTGGTGCAGACTCTTGCTAATTCGATCTTTCCAGCACAGTTTATGAATGGCAACATCCACATTCCAGTGGCAGTGCAGGCTGTAGCAGGGACATACCAGAATACAGGGCAGACAGTGCACATATGGGacccgcagcagcagcagcagcagcccacaCCCCAAGAGCAGGGGCAGCAACAGCAGCTACAAGTCACTTGCTCAGTAAGTTAAAACTGCCTCTTGGTCTCAGTTTGTGATTAACAGCTTAAAAATGTTGTGGACAGGGAGCATGCCAACAGACAGCTGGTGTCTGGGAAGCAGAGATGCATCTGTCCCAGAAGCCTGAACGTGACATAGGGCACTTGACTCCTGATGGGTATGAGACTATCATGTAGTAATGTTGGTACATAGTTTTAGGATTCAAAACTTTCCAAAAGAAAGTACGGTCTTGATCTTagtgttaaaaattaatagatACATACTAATTGCCAGATTCTTCATAGCGGGTATTCTGAGGTCTGCAATATTTTCCTGAGCTGTTCCAGGGGTTGCAGTGGACAGGCAGGGATAATTGCAGCCAAATAAGGTGTGCTAATATGTACTAGTCATTATTAGTTACTTTGTGTTATGTTGCACATGGAATCCACAGCAGATCCAGCACCCAGGTAAAGTGTCGAAATCGGACTAGTTGTGAGCAAACTTCCTGGATCAATAGTACGTAAGATATTTAGGGGCATAAGCCCCCCTAAATACATAGGCAATTCCAGGAGGGATGTACCCTCTCTCTAGGCGGGGCAGTAAAGCTACTGGAAATGAACATCACACTTCCGGGAGCTGACCCTCTCAAAACTGTGAAACTGAGAAGGAATttgcctgcctgccctgcactgTCCTCTAGCATTGTGCTTCTAGAGGATCTGGGAAAATTGCAGCCATTTTGCTCTATTTGTGAAAAATGTAAGTTTGTTAAGAAGCATCTGCCAGTTCAGCAGATTTACTTCAGCCTATGTCCAGCCTTCACACTGGACAAGGTGTCTGTGGGGTCAGGGCAGAAGACTGTCCCTTGGATTGGGCTTATGGAGGGAGTTGGCTCTGGAGAGCTTTCAGGTCTCTGGAGAGTAATGTGGCAGCACtctggaggagagcagaggcTCAGTCCTGGCTCCTACAAAGACAAGGTGTCAGTTCGCCCTTGGACTCTTTAAGGCAGAGAGAGGCTTTCCTTCACAACTTGGTTGCCATCTGCCTTGATTAAAGTTGGGCCTTTTCAGTCagtttctctgcagctgtgctaCATGCTGCAGCTTCAGGGGCTGATAAGTGAAAAGCTAGTAAGAGctgatgcagaaaataaaaaatcaaccagaggcagctggaaggCTCCAGTCTGAGACTCTTGCAGACTTTACCTCTTCAGCTGTTGGTTTTTCATACTGAGTAAGGTCCAGGTATTAAAAGTCTCTATGCTGTTTTCACATGCCATGGTCTCTAGACTGTCAGAGCAACTTTCACTAATATTGGCACTTAGCAGTatcaaaggaaaagctgctttttggaGTAGCTcttaggaaggaaaaagcaaaactgttttgatACAAGAATTGCTATTTCTGTAACATTCAGGGTGCCAGTGAGAGTTTGACTAAGGTCTGTAAAGCAGTTAATTGAGGTAGCTATGAGGCTCTCTGGCATGGAATTGAGAAGCTGTAGTGAAGAATGCAGAGTGAGTGCAGCTGGAGGGCTAGCTGCAGATCTTAGATTTGTCAAGGAAACCAATAGCACCAATAAGTTTCAGTCTGAGATTGAAATTCTTGGTGACCTAAGGTCTTGCTGCAAAGTAAATCTCCAAAGGGTCTGGAGATGCCTTAGGTCTGTAATAAGTCATACAGTCACTCTTCACACAATAGTAGCTAGTCCCCATTAGCAGTATTTGGTATTTTGAGAACACTGCATTGAAGTTGAATTGGTGTTTTGATGCTGTGTTCTAGTCTGCTTTTTACCTCTTACAAGTGAATTAATCTTATCCATCATGGATGATAACAGAATGTATTTATTCTGTGTGCCTGTTATATACTGCTTGAAGAGAGCATGGATAGGGAGGGATGCCAGTGGTGTATCGCATGTGATTGTACCCAGGACCTTCCTCAGGGCAGTCTAGGTGTGGAGCAGCAGTGGTTAGTAAAGCTGGTGGCACCTTCCTGTTCAGGGGCTGGTGGTCTCTGTGGGCTGATCTTGTAGTGAGATGGACTTCAGTGGTGATTCAGAGTGATTAGTGAGCTGAAGATAGATCTGTCCATTCAAACCGAAAGAGTTTTTGGAGTGTAGAATATTCTTGTGTGAGCAGCAATTCAGGTTGGACAACAAAAGTTGCATTCCTTGGATTGATTTCTTGTTAGGAGTATTGCAGAAGGTTGGTATCCTGGGGCTACAGGTATTGCGGGATTCTTGCTTTTTGTCCAGCTGTTGCATATTGAAGTGTGTATataaaatgaagtgttttctttcatagGCTCAAACTGTTCAGGTTGCTGAAGTTGAACCACAGCCACAGCCGCAAACTTCACCTGAACTTCTACTTCCAAACTCTCTGAAGCCAGAAGAAGGTCTTGAAGTGTGGAAAAGCTGGGCACAGACCAAgaatgcagagctggaaaaagaagCCCAAAATAGACTAGCACCTATTGGAAGTAAGTGTCATGAGAACATGgcctttgtttcctttcaagCAGGATTAGGAATGACTAAAATGTTAGGCGTTTACTGCTCTGGGAAACACTTTCGTTTAATCAGTGATTGTTCCTAAATTTAAAGTTCAATTTACTCTGCAGTACTAATTCTTGTGCATTCCCACTGCCGCAGGACATGTATTAGCTCTGTGCTGAGCCCCCTTGAGCACCTGGGCACCTGATAGCAATAGAAAAGGGCACTGCATGACTGTGGTGCATGGACAAACTGTCTGGCCAAGCTGGTAGAGCAGTCATGGAGTTGCTATTTTCCTGTTGCTGCAGGGCAGCATTTCACTGAGGGCACGGTAAAAGAAGGCAATAGTTACGCATTTGGCAGGGCAGAGGATCTTCCTATCAAACTCTTGCCTGTTTTATCTTTTAGTATTTCTGACAGCCTAAgatttggatttatttcaaCTTGCTTTACTATACTGGGAGAATGAGGTAGTGCTGGACCTGCCAGATAGAATGGCAAAGCTGGAGATGTGGGAAATCTTTCCTGAAATGTTAGGAAATAATATGGCTTTATGGTTTAAATAATAtagctttgttttgtgtttccaggGCGTCAGCTGCTGAGGTTCCAGGAAGATCTCATCTCTtcagctgtggctgagctgaATTATGGTCTGTGCTTAATGACACGAGAAGCTCGAAATGGTGATGGTGAACCCTATGATCCAGATGTGCTCTACTATATCTTCCTGTGTATTCAGAAGGTAGGATGGGACAGCTTTGAGTGCTGCAGAACCGTACATGTTGCCAGCACGTGTAGGGAGACTCTTGGTTATAAAAATAGAGACTGTGGCTTCTGTTAAGCTTCCCAAcaattttatatgaaaaaagtCTCTTCGCTTAAAAAGCCCTGAAAACATCAGATGACTTGTCCTTAGTGCAAGCAATGCTTTCATCTACAGGTTAAGTTTGTGAATAACTGAGTTCAGTATCATAGTGAAAATAATAAGTCCATTTAGCTTTTTTGGTGGGGAGAGAAGAGTTGGATGATGTTTGAAGAAGCTGTCAAAGTCAAGACTTAGATCTAGTTGAAGCTTTAACAGGCAAGAACTTACGTGCTGTGGGAATATATGAGCTttctggaagagctgcaggagcagagctgaacCTAGACAGGGAAATTCAGCATCCTTGTTGTTAACCTGAAAAAGTAGTGTCCACTAATCATGTGAAATAACATGAAGTGAACACACCTGAGATAAAATGTGAGATCCAATCAGCTTTACTTTGTAAtatggtttttcctttttctgtcttggCATTCCCATGATAGTAACTGAGATTACCTACCCTGTAATGGCCTTGGTGCAAGAGTGCTCACTCTTCAAGTAAACTGTATTAGTCTTCAGTGCTATACTGTAAAACACTCGACTGACTGAGTATGGGGGCCTTTAGGATAAGGTCTGGTCTGAGGAACACACTTGCTCCCACTGTATTGGCCTGTGTTGTGAATCTCTTACAGTATCTCTTTGAAAACGGCCGAGTTGATGACATCTTCTCAGATCTCTACTATATTCGGTTCACTGAATGGCTGCATGAAGTTCTTAAGGACATACAGCCCCGTGTTTCGCCTCTTGGTAAGGGCTTTTGTTAAGAACTTTAAAACTTTCCAGAGCTTGGAATGTTTAAACTGAACCTAAAGCATGAGTGTAGTCTGAATAGAAACCCTTTTGAAGTATGTAACATCCCTaggccagctcctgctggtcAGGGAGAAAAACGTTGTGTTTGCAGTGAATGCTGGGGTTACTGCAGTTGTCAGGCTCTAACACTGT is a window of Corvus cornix cornix isolate S_Up_H32 chromosome 12, ASM73873v5, whole genome shotgun sequence DNA encoding:
- the QRICH1 gene encoding glutamine-rich protein 1, which translates into the protein MNNSLENTISFEEYIRVKARTIPQHRMKEFLDSLASKGPEALQEFQQTATTTMVYQQGGNCIYTDSTEVAGSLLELACPVTTSIQQQTQPEQQIQVQQPQQVQVQVQVQQSPQQVSAQQLSPQLSVHQASEQPIQVQVQIQGQAQQQASQTIQSQSLQSPSPSQLQAAQIQVQHVQTAQQIQAAELQEEHIQHQQIQAQLVAGQAITGGQQIQIQTVGALSPPPSQQGSPREGERRISSASVLQPVKKRKVDMPITVSYAISGQPVATVLAIPQGQQQSYVSLRPDLLTVDSAHLYSATGTITSPTGETWTIPVYSAQPRGDLQQQNITHIAIPQEAYNAVHVSGSPTTLATVKLEDDKDKMVGSTSVVKNSHEEVVQTLANSIFPAQFMNGNIHIPVAVQAVAGTYQNTGQTVHIWDPQQQQQQPTPQEQGQQQQLQVTCSAQTVQVAEVEPQPQPQTSPELLLPNSLKPEEGLEVWKSWAQTKNAELEKEAQNRLAPIGRRQLLRFQEDLISSAVAELNYGLCLMTREARNGDGEPYDPDVLYYIFLCIQKYLFENGRVDDIFSDLYYIRFTEWLHEVLKDIQPRVSPLGYILSSHVTEEMLWECKQLGAHSPSTLLTTLMFFNTKYFLLKTVDQHMKLAFSKVLRQTKKNPSNPKDKSTSIRYMKAPGMHQTGQKVTDDMYAEQTENPENPLRCPIKLYDFYLFKCPQSVKGRNDTFYLTPEPVVAPNSPIWYSIQPISREQMEQMLTRILVIREIQEALAVANASTMH